In a genomic window of Candidatus Hydrogenedentota bacterium:
- a CDS encoding ankyrin repeat domain-containing protein, which yields MSVVRGAILLVLSGVLAGCGGSVQLEIPENDISTFSTPWQVFDYAASGELDQLKVLIEADPQLIDVIGDHDWTPLHYAASNGQNAVIRYLLSKGANPMALDENSFEPIAIAGQRQHMDTVEILRDAMGTPSMSQ from the coding sequence ATGAGCGTAGTACGTGGAGCCATTTTACTGGTCCTCTCGGGCGTGCTGGCGGGTTGCGGTGGGTCCGTGCAATTAGAGATCCCCGAAAATGATATCTCAACGTTTTCGACGCCCTGGCAGGTTTTTGATTATGCCGCGTCCGGAGAACTTGACCAGTTGAAGGTGTTGATCGAGGCGGATCCGCAGCTAATCGACGTCATCGGCGACCACGATTGGACGCCCTTGCACTATGCCGCCTCAAATGGCCAGAACGCGGTCATCCGCTATCTGTTGAGCAAGGGCGCCAATCCCATGGCCCTCGACGAGAATTCCTTCGAACCCATTGCAATTGCCGGTCAACGCCAGCACATGGACACCGTCGAGATCCTGCGGGATGCGATGGGCACGCCTTCGATGAGTCAGTAG
- a CDS encoding Gfo/Idh/MocA family oxidoreductase, whose product MNISRRSFLGASAAVAAVATGAATRGAALGANEKVGVCCIGVNGQGRNHIAEFTKYQASEVVALCDVDRNVLEQRGAQLAEKTGKKPKLYVDMREAFEDNSIDAVSIATPNHWHALAAVWACQAGKDVYVEKPLAHSFWEGQQLVKAAEKYQRIVQHGTQQRSDPTCRRDMKLLHEGTLIGPVVHARGYVYKNGNRMDIGRGKAGTPPEHLDYTMWLGPAGERPWMDRVGGDPNLKEGGGLFVPYNWHWFWDFGNGECGNQGVHEMDVAVWAANKGLPVRVASTGGRYAWKDDGQTPNTQASQFTYADGTLLTFEVRNLGSFNEACDSNCSNSAFGTDGYWVREKGFFDYQNKPIPIPESAVLPDSDGPFGNFINAVKSRKVEDVHGTPEEGFKSCAHIHLANIAYRLQQSLDFDPAKGAFAQGEKATGMLKDSYREPFVVPEIV is encoded by the coding sequence ATGAACATTTCAAGACGGTCTTTCCTGGGCGCATCGGCGGCAGTCGCGGCAGTCGCGACGGGCGCCGCGACGCGTGGCGCGGCACTTGGGGCAAACGAGAAAGTTGGTGTTTGCTGCATCGGCGTGAACGGGCAGGGCCGCAACCATATCGCGGAGTTTACGAAGTACCAAGCTTCAGAGGTTGTGGCGTTGTGCGACGTAGACAGGAATGTTCTGGAACAGCGGGGCGCACAGCTTGCCGAAAAGACCGGCAAGAAACCGAAATTGTACGTCGATATGCGCGAGGCCTTTGAGGACAACTCGATCGACGCGGTAAGCATCGCGACTCCCAATCACTGGCATGCACTGGCCGCTGTGTGGGCCTGTCAGGCGGGGAAAGACGTCTACGTTGAAAAGCCGTTGGCCCACAGTTTCTGGGAGGGCCAGCAACTGGTAAAGGCGGCGGAGAAGTACCAGCGGATCGTCCAGCATGGCACGCAGCAGCGCTCGGATCCCACGTGTCGGCGCGACATGAAGCTCCTTCACGAAGGAACGCTGATCGGGCCCGTGGTTCATGCGCGCGGATATGTGTACAAGAATGGGAATCGCATGGACATTGGCCGGGGCAAGGCGGGGACACCGCCGGAGCACCTGGACTACACGATGTGGCTCGGACCTGCCGGAGAGCGCCCCTGGATGGATCGGGTGGGCGGCGACCCGAACTTAAAAGAAGGCGGCGGGCTGTTCGTGCCCTACAACTGGCACTGGTTCTGGGATTTCGGCAATGGCGAATGCGGGAACCAGGGCGTGCACGAAATGGACGTGGCGGTATGGGCGGCCAACAAAGGGCTTCCCGTGCGGGTTGCGAGCACCGGCGGTCGTTACGCATGGAAGGACGACGGGCAGACACCCAACACGCAGGCAAGTCAGTTTACCTACGCGGACGGCACCCTGCTGACCTTTGAGGTGCGCAATCTGGGGTCCTTCAACGAGGCGTGTGACAGCAATTGCTCGAACAGCGCCTTTGGCACCGACGGCTACTGGGTTCGGGAAAAGGGCTTCTTTGATTATCAGAACAAACCCATTCCAATACCCGAGAGCGCGGTGTTGCCCGACTCGGATGGCCCCTTCGGCAATTTCATCAATGCCGTGAAGAGCCGCAAGGTGGAAGATGTCCACGGCACACCCGAAGAAGGGTTCAAGTCATGCGCCCATATCCACCTCGCGAATATTGCCTACCGCTTGCAGCAATCGCTCGACTTTGATCCCGCGAAGGGGGCGTTCGCGCAAGGGGAGAAGGCCACCGGCATGTTGAAGGATTCCTATCGCGAGCCCTTCGTCGTACCGGAGATTGTGTAG
- a CDS encoding thermonuclease family protein gives MTSRNPHTVPHEPYFPPYWSPNRSYQAPSKKKAIVSKSEESLPDELVAEIVDVYDGDTMTARIDTGQQIKIRLYGVDCPEKNQVFGKEATQFSENSCMGKSVHLQVLSRDRYGRYIVRVNLRDSVYFNLELLSEGLAHWDKNYAPNDAILREEEVKAKAEKKGLWALPNPVSPSDFRNGEAIRARRGG, from the coding sequence TTGACGAGTCGAAATCCCCATACAGTACCGCACGAACCCTATTTTCCACCTTATTGGTCTCCAAATAGAAGCTATCAGGCGCCTTCAAAAAAGAAGGCTATTGTCTCTAAGTCTGAAGAGTCTTTGCCAGATGAGCTGGTAGCAGAGATAGTTGATGTCTATGACGGCGACACAATGACTGCTAGAATTGACACTGGCCAGCAAATTAAGATCCGACTTTACGGGGTAGACTGTCCGGAAAAGAATCAAGTTTTTGGCAAAGAGGCCACCCAATTTTCCGAAAATAGTTGTATGGGGAAATCTGTTCACCTTCAAGTATTGAGCAGGGACCGCTACGGTCGATACATTGTGCGAGTCAATCTGAGAGACTCCGTCTATTTTAACCTTGAATTATTATCCGAAGGGCTTGCGCACTGGGATAAGAACTATGCGCCAAACGATGCAATTCTGAGGGAAGAGGAAGTGAAGGCGAAGGCAGAAAAGAAAGGACTTTGGGCGCTCCCAAATCCAGTTTCTCCCTCTGATTTTCGAAACGGCGAGGCTATCCGCGCGCGCCGGGGGGGATGA
- a CDS encoding ParB/RepB/Spo0J family partition protein has protein sequence MSPADNTAENRPSRLQLVREKGKGAIPAIPKRGAQLLEIELLVEDPQNERKTFNNMDGLIDTVKALGVIEPLTVTPHEDGKYMVVTGHRRLRAAKKAGLKQLRVVITDPEEGQARRRRSIVSNVQREDVPPVELAEALQAILDEDPAVKTQRDLAKMIGKRESWVSDMLRILTLPPVLQQQLRTHEKTVPYDAVMRISRVDDVKLQKGLVRDVLDGKPNREIRAKIDEAKGKKTPAVVPAPATPQKPAAKATEAPKDQTYRIDLPSATVTVNFKKGPVSKSSVKAMLLQALESLG, from the coding sequence ATGAGCCCTGCAGACAACACCGCCGAAAATCGCCCCTCCCGCCTCCAGCTCGTCCGCGAGAAAGGCAAAGGCGCCATTCCCGCGATCCCCAAGCGCGGCGCCCAGCTCCTGGAGATCGAGCTGCTCGTCGAAGATCCGCAGAACGAGCGCAAGACCTTCAACAACATGGACGGCCTCATCGACACCGTCAAGGCACTCGGCGTCATCGAGCCCCTCACCGTTACACCCCACGAAGACGGCAAATACATGGTCGTCACCGGACACCGCCGCCTCCGCGCCGCCAAGAAAGCCGGCCTCAAGCAGCTTCGCGTCGTCATCACCGATCCCGAAGAAGGCCAGGCCCGCCGCCGCCGTAGTATCGTCAGCAACGTCCAACGCGAAGACGTGCCCCCCGTAGAGCTCGCCGAAGCCCTCCAGGCCATCCTCGACGAAGATCCCGCCGTCAAGACCCAGCGCGACCTCGCCAAGATGATCGGCAAGCGCGAATCCTGGGTCAGCGACATGCTCCGCATCCTCACCCTCCCCCCCGTCCTCCAGCAGCAACTGCGCACCCATGAGAAAACCGTGCCCTACGACGCCGTCATGCGCATCAGCCGCGTCGACGACGTGAAGCTCCAGAAGGGACTTGTCAGAGACGTTCTCGACGGCAAGCCCAACCGCGAGATCCGCGCGAAGATCGACGAGGCCAAAGGCAAGAAGACTCCGGCCGTCGTTCCCGCACCGGCAACGCCCCAGAAACCCGCCGCGAAAGCCACCGAAGCACCCAAAGACCAGACCTACCGCATCGACCTGCCCAGCGCGACGGTGACGGTGAACTTCAAGAAGGGCCCGGTGTCCAAGTCGTCCGTCAAGGCCATGCTGCTTCAGGCGCTGGAGAGTTTGGGGTAG
- a CDS encoding ParA family protein, whose amino-acid sequence MKIVTVINAKGGCGKSTIAMNLAASLAKDGKKVLLSDMDPQAQVSEWLHASDGLSWEDTIVAALLGHAPLKSVIHPTQHKNLSFVASAFALEEYGRDIIQEDGYFEGYASVLAQLPEDAYDFLIVDAPNQISPIMENTIYPADLFIVPFESTKAVKSYANFYSLLLQIRPSADFHLLHVLNNLHRAGLRKRVIERMHEEHIAIAQTEIRNCGWLAQVDEHGGSILEYRPRSKGAEDINALRDEVLGMFNMKKRKKVANA is encoded by the coding sequence ATGAAGATCGTCACAGTCATCAACGCCAAAGGCGGATGCGGCAAATCCACCATCGCCATGAACCTGGCCGCTTCCCTGGCGAAGGACGGGAAGAAGGTGCTCCTCTCCGATATGGACCCCCAGGCCCAGGTCTCCGAATGGCTCCACGCGAGCGACGGCCTCTCCTGGGAGGACACCATCGTGGCGGCACTGCTCGGTCATGCACCCCTGAAATCGGTAATCCACCCCACCCAGCACAAAAACCTGTCCTTTGTGGCCAGTGCCTTCGCCCTGGAGGAATACGGCCGCGATATCATCCAGGAAGATGGCTACTTCGAGGGCTACGCCAGCGTGCTCGCCCAACTGCCGGAAGACGCCTACGACTTCCTGATCGTCGATGCGCCCAACCAGATCTCGCCCATCATGGAAAATACCATCTATCCGGCGGATCTCTTTATCGTGCCCTTTGAAAGCACCAAGGCCGTGAAGTCCTATGCGAACTTCTACAGCCTCTTGCTCCAGATCCGGCCCAGCGCCGATTTCCACCTGCTCCACGTGCTCAATAACCTCCACCGCGCCGGCCTGCGCAAACGGGTGATCGAACGCATGCACGAAGAGCACATTGCCATTGCCCAGACCGAGATCCGCAATTGCGGCTGGCTCGCCCAGGTGGACGAGCACGGCGGATCGATTCTGGAATACCGCCCGCGCTCCAAGGGGGCCGAGGACATCAACGCCCTGCGCGACGAAGTGCTGGGTATGTTCAACATGAAAAAGCGCAAGAAGGTAGCCAACGCATGA
- a CDS encoding nucleotidyl transferase AbiEii/AbiGii toxin family protein: MNASLQYLQQCAGQSGFQLQSLEKVIRLGTLAGAIAAHPLLGKALALKGGTALNLCLGEAPTRLSVDLDYNYVAHPDREAMQAARPEVEEAVENIARRLGFRLQRSADAFAGRKIYAIYASALGPEDRVEVDLNFLWRQPLAGVVRAELWQPGELDRPQIAIVSRLELGIGKLLAFVDRSAPRDAWDVAQYRNTMGDTSNHPEFRACFIALSAMLPHPLSTYTRAVVASRLTPRLTQEQLVPMLSAGATPDPDQLFDTAWSVAEPLLDLTPQEQDYVEAIHKGELRLELLFPNEPAQATRLADHPAILWKLRNVQQRLPHQTTRPEF; encoded by the coding sequence ATGAACGCTAGTCTTCAATACCTCCAGCAGTGCGCGGGACAATCCGGATTCCAATTACAATCACTGGAGAAAGTCATCCGACTGGGCACGCTGGCCGGTGCCATTGCGGCGCACCCCTTGCTTGGGAAGGCGTTAGCCTTGAAAGGCGGAACCGCGCTCAATCTATGCCTCGGCGAAGCTCCTACGCGACTGTCGGTGGACCTGGACTATAACTACGTGGCGCATCCTGATCGGGAAGCGATGCAAGCGGCACGTCCAGAGGTTGAAGAGGCCGTTGAGAATATAGCCCGCCGACTGGGCTTTCGACTGCAGCGCTCTGCCGACGCATTTGCCGGAAGGAAAATCTACGCGATATACGCCTCCGCTCTGGGGCCAGAAGATCGTGTTGAGGTCGATCTGAACTTCCTCTGGCGACAGCCCCTTGCGGGTGTGGTCCGCGCAGAACTCTGGCAACCCGGCGAACTGGATCGCCCGCAAATAGCCATAGTTTCCCGGCTCGAGCTTGGTATCGGAAAGTTGCTCGCCTTCGTGGACCGTTCCGCGCCACGAGATGCGTGGGACGTAGCCCAGTATCGCAATACCATGGGCGATACCTCGAATCATCCTGAATTTCGCGCCTGTTTCATTGCCCTGTCCGCCATGTTGCCCCACCCCTTGTCGACCTATACCCGCGCGGTCGTCGCTTCGCGACTTACACCGCGATTGACACAGGAGCAACTTGTGCCCATGCTGAGTGCTGGAGCAACACCGGACCCGGATCAGTTGTTCGATACCGCCTGGAGCGTGGCCGAACCGCTTCTCGACCTGACTCCACAGGAACAGGACTACGTCGAAGCAATTCACAAAGGTGAACTGCGGCTCGAATTACTGTTTCCGAACGAGCCCGCTCAAGCGACCCGATTGGCCGATCATCCCGCCATACTCTGGAAGTTGCGAAACGTGCAGCAACGCTTACCTCACCAGACTACTCGGCCTGAATTCTGA
- a CDS encoding putative addiction module antidote protein has product MTKTQTTRYDVTEHLRTPEEMAAYLEACLEEAPGDAAFIAKALGDIARAKGMTQIAHDAGLSRESLYRSLSGDHSPSFDTVLKVINALGLRLHAEATRVP; this is encoded by the coding sequence ATGACCAAAACACAAACCACCCGATACGACGTCACCGAGCACCTTCGTACCCCAGAAGAGATGGCGGCCTATCTGGAAGCGTGCCTCGAAGAAGCCCCCGGTGACGCCGCCTTCATCGCCAAGGCCCTCGGCGACATCGCCCGGGCCAAGGGCATGACCCAGATTGCCCACGACGCGGGATTGTCCCGCGAGAGCCTCTACCGCTCCCTCTCGGGCGACCACAGCCCGAGTTTTGATACCGTGCTTAAGGTCATCAACGCACTCGGACTCCGGCTCCACGCCGAAGCGACGCGCGTTCCGTAG
- a CDS encoding Fic family protein: protein MDFSALTEKKAQLDAQRPLSAALLRNLEDWFRVELTYTSNAIEGNTLTRRETALVVEKGLTVGGKSLVEHLEAVNHARAVDWIRDQVARQPRELDGRDILELHTVVLKGIDDANAGRYRNVAVRISGSMVVLPNPVKVPGLMEEFAAWLRSAPGLHPVELAAEAHYRLVTIHPFVDGNGRTARLLMNLILLMEGYPAAIIQKRERLAYITALEKAQLGGSKDDYLKLIARAVERSLNIYLKALQGDASAGLGEAPLLKIGALAKRAGVANSTIRHWTKEGLLDVAETTASGYQLYAADMVERIKRIGALKAQRYTLQEIREAMGKEE from the coding sequence ATGGACTTTTCCGCATTGACCGAGAAGAAAGCGCAGCTTGACGCCCAGCGACCCCTGTCGGCCGCGTTGCTTCGCAATCTGGAAGACTGGTTTCGGGTTGAGCTGACCTATACCAGCAACGCAATTGAGGGCAACACACTCACACGCCGCGAAACCGCGCTGGTGGTGGAGAAGGGCTTGACCGTCGGTGGCAAGTCGCTGGTTGAACACCTTGAAGCGGTGAACCACGCCCGTGCCGTCGACTGGATCCGGGACCAGGTTGCTCGGCAGCCACGGGAATTGGACGGGCGAGATATCCTCGAACTTCACACGGTGGTCTTGAAGGGCATCGACGATGCGAATGCCGGGCGCTACCGGAATGTGGCGGTGCGTATATCAGGCTCGATGGTCGTCCTGCCCAATCCTGTGAAGGTCCCCGGGCTGATGGAAGAATTCGCGGCGTGGCTCCGCAGCGCTCCCGGTCTTCATCCCGTGGAACTCGCCGCAGAGGCCCACTATCGTCTGGTTACCATCCACCCATTTGTGGATGGGAACGGTCGCACCGCGCGACTCCTGATGAATCTGATCCTGCTGATGGAGGGCTATCCAGCGGCGATCATCCAGAAGCGCGAACGGCTGGCGTATATCACCGCGCTCGAAAAGGCCCAACTCGGCGGATCCAAAGACGACTACCTGAAGCTGATCGCGCGGGCGGTGGAGCGCTCGCTGAACATCTACCTTAAGGCCTTGCAGGGCGACGCCAGCGCGGGCCTCGGTGAGGCGCCGCTCCTCAAGATAGGGGCGCTGGCGAAGCGCGCGGGCGTGGCGAACTCCACGATCCGCCATTGGACCAAAGAAGGGCTGCTCGACGTGGCCGAGACCACGGCATCGGGCTACCAGTTGTACGCGGCAGACATGGTGGAACGGATCAAGCGAATCGGAGCGCTGAAGGCACAACGCTACACCCTGCAGGAGATCCGGGAGGCGATGGGGAAGGAGGAGTAA
- a CDS encoding DUF1738 domain-containing protein gives MNTEKTDQVKQLIDQGLKSLVENLESGKSDQLVAYLAAMARFHRYSFRNIVLIQSQFPSATRVSGFRAWKKLGRFVKKGEQGITIIAPMVFRDSSDTALQDDQPRIRFRAAYVFDVSQTDGEALPCPAEASGDPLDHTERLKAFIASQGIVLEYSDELGNAEGASSGGKIRIRPELSPAAEFSVLVHELAHELLHWTDHGLIGTCKSRELEAEAVAFIVSSAIGLECSTASSDYIQLYNGTVETLEASLDGIRKTASEIITALTPTAE, from the coding sequence ATGAACACGGAGAAAACAGATCAGGTAAAGCAACTCATCGATCAGGGCCTGAAATCCCTCGTCGAGAATCTTGAAAGCGGCAAGAGCGATCAGCTCGTGGCCTATCTCGCGGCGATGGCGCGATTTCATCGCTACAGTTTCCGGAATATCGTGCTGATTCAGTCGCAATTCCCCAGTGCGACGCGGGTCAGTGGATTCCGGGCGTGGAAGAAGCTTGGACGTTTCGTAAAGAAGGGCGAGCAGGGCATCACCATCATTGCACCGATGGTCTTTCGCGATTCCAGTGACACCGCGCTACAGGATGACCAACCCCGCATCCGATTCCGTGCGGCGTATGTGTTCGATGTCTCCCAGACCGACGGCGAGGCCCTCCCCTGCCCTGCGGAAGCCAGTGGCGATCCACTTGACCACACCGAGCGGCTGAAAGCCTTCATCGCAAGCCAGGGCATCGTGCTGGAGTATTCCGACGAGTTGGGCAATGCCGAAGGTGCTTCCTCTGGTGGCAAAATCCGCATACGTCCGGAGCTGAGCCCCGCAGCGGAATTCTCCGTCTTGGTTCACGAACTTGCCCACGAATTGCTCCACTGGACGGATCACGGCTTGATTGGCACGTGCAAATCCCGCGAACTGGAAGCCGAAGCGGTAGCTTTCATCGTCTCCAGCGCGATCGGACTAGAATGCAGCACCGCGTCGAGCGACTATATACAGCTCTACAATGGTACCGTCGAAACCCTGGAGGCCTCCCTCGATGGCATCCGCAAAACCGCCTCGGAAATCATCACGGCGTTGACACCCACGGCGGAATAG
- a CDS encoding type I restriction endonuclease subunit R, with protein MSTDISEKGLESLIMRHMTGTDGLAVDPGWSAEESPPSGGTGYLVGRPQHFDRAHALDVPQLFAFLQTTQSETFEKLGMGSYTDHADINRLKFLSRLSGEIGKRGVIDVLRKGVAHGPLHFALFYGTPSLGNAKAEALHGQNRFSITRQLAYSMDETRRALDLGLFINGLPIATFELKNSLTKQTVVDAVHQYRRDRDPRERLFQFGRCAVHFAVDDSEVRMCTELKGKASWFLPFNKGFNDGAGNPPNPNGLKTDYLWKEVLTPAGLTNILENYAQIVKGEKNPRTGKTPLRQVWPRYHQLGVVRQALADVRAHGAGRRYLIQHSAGSGKSNSIAWLAHQLIGQKRHDKEIFDSVIVVTDRRLLDQQIQATIKQFMQVGATVGHAERSGDLRKFIEQGKKIIVSTVQKFPFILDEIAKEGGKTFAIIIDEAHSSQGGKTTAAMSQALGEELDDSEGNDPEDLVNAALEKRMAARKMLKNASYFAFTATPKNKTLEMFGEALAPDVEGKVRHRPFHSYTMKQAVEEGFILDVLRSYTPVESYYKLVKKTEDDPEFDTKKAKKKLRRYVESHDHAIRLKSEIMVDHFHEQVLASGKIGGQARAMVVTSGIERAIQYYHAFKAYLLERKSPYQAIVAFSGEHEYGGAKVSEASLNGFSSGDIAGKIQSDPYRFLICADKFQTGYDEPLLHTMYVDKPLAGIKAVQTLSRLNRAHPQKHDCFVLDFQNNSEAITFAFQDYYRTTLLSEESDPNKLHDLKTALDAAQVYAPEQVDQLVALFLDGADRDALDPILDQCVAVYVSQLEEDGQVEFKGKAKAFCRTYSFLSAVISYSNAAWEKLSIFLDLLTPKLPAPREEDLAKGIVEAIDMDSYRVEKKVAMKIALADEDAEIEPIPTDVAGRKSEPELDRLSNILQSFNAQFGTSFTDADRIFRHIRDDIAPKVAADPAYLNAKANTPHTARLAHDQALGKAAQGSMKDFTQFYKQFVENESFKRFVGDMVYQITNP; from the coding sequence GTGAGCACGGACATCTCCGAGAAGGGCTTGGAAAGCCTCATCATGCGGCACATGACCGGCACGGACGGGCTTGCGGTGGACCCGGGTTGGTCCGCCGAGGAGTCCCCACCCAGCGGCGGCACGGGCTATCTTGTGGGGCGTCCGCAGCACTTTGACCGCGCCCATGCGCTGGATGTGCCCCAGCTCTTCGCCTTCCTTCAGACGACCCAATCGGAGACTTTCGAGAAGCTGGGGATGGGCAGCTACACGGACCATGCGGACATCAACCGACTCAAGTTTCTGTCGCGGCTCTCCGGCGAGATCGGCAAGCGCGGGGTGATCGACGTGTTGCGCAAGGGGGTGGCGCACGGCCCCTTGCACTTCGCCCTCTTCTACGGCACCCCCTCCCTCGGAAACGCCAAGGCCGAAGCCCTCCACGGGCAGAATCGTTTCTCCATCACGCGCCAGTTGGCCTACAGCATGGACGAGACGCGCCGGGCGCTGGATCTGGGCTTGTTTATCAATGGGCTCCCAATCGCCACCTTTGAGCTGAAGAATAGCCTGACGAAGCAGACCGTGGTCGATGCCGTGCACCAGTACAGACGGGACCGCGATCCGCGCGAACGGCTCTTTCAGTTTGGTCGATGCGCGGTGCATTTCGCCGTGGACGACAGCGAAGTACGGATGTGCACTGAACTCAAGGGGAAGGCCTCCTGGTTCCTGCCCTTCAACAAGGGGTTCAACGACGGCGCGGGAAATCCGCCTAATCCGAACGGCCTCAAGACGGACTACCTCTGGAAAGAAGTGCTCACCCCGGCGGGGCTGACCAACATTCTGGAGAATTACGCCCAGATCGTGAAGGGGGAGAAAAACCCCCGCACGGGTAAGACACCGCTCAGGCAGGTGTGGCCGCGCTATCACCAGCTCGGTGTCGTGCGCCAGGCACTGGCCGACGTGCGCGCCCACGGCGCGGGCAGACGTTACCTGATCCAGCACTCTGCAGGGAGCGGCAAGTCCAACTCTATCGCCTGGCTGGCCCACCAGCTCATCGGTCAGAAGCGCCACGACAAGGAGATTTTCGATTCGGTCATCGTGGTCACCGACCGCCGCCTTCTCGACCAACAGATCCAGGCGACCATCAAGCAGTTCATGCAGGTCGGCGCGACGGTAGGACACGCGGAGCGCTCGGGCGACTTGCGAAAGTTCATCGAGCAGGGAAAGAAGATTATCGTCTCGACCGTCCAGAAATTCCCCTTCATCCTGGATGAGATCGCCAAAGAGGGTGGCAAGACCTTCGCTATCATCATCGACGAAGCCCACTCCAGCCAGGGCGGCAAGACCACGGCGGCGATGAGCCAGGCGCTGGGGGAGGAACTGGATGATAGTGAGGGCAACGACCCCGAAGACCTGGTAAACGCGGCGCTGGAAAAGCGCATGGCGGCGCGGAAGATGCTCAAGAATGCGAGTTACTTCGCCTTTACCGCCACGCCAAAGAACAAGACGCTGGAGATGTTCGGCGAAGCACTGGCACCCGATGTCGAAGGCAAGGTCAGGCACCGGCCATTCCACAGCTACACCATGAAGCAGGCGGTTGAAGAGGGCTTCATCCTCGATGTGCTCCGGTCGTATACGCCCGTGGAGAGTTATTACAAGCTGGTGAAGAAGACGGAGGATGATCCGGAATTCGACACCAAGAAGGCCAAGAAGAAACTCCGCCGATACGTGGAGAGTCACGACCACGCGATTCGACTCAAATCCGAAATCATGGTGGACCACTTTCACGAGCAGGTGTTGGCGTCCGGGAAAATCGGGGGCCAGGCGCGGGCGATGGTGGTCACCAGTGGCATTGAGCGGGCCATCCAGTACTATCACGCATTCAAGGCATACTTGCTTGAACGGAAGAGCCCCTATCAGGCGATTGTCGCCTTCTCGGGGGAGCATGAGTACGGCGGAGCGAAGGTGAGTGAGGCGTCGCTCAACGGTTTTTCCAGTGGGGACATCGCGGGGAAGATACAGAGCGATCCGTATCGTTTCCTCATCTGCGCGGACAAGTTCCAGACGGGCTACGACGAGCCACTGCTTCACACGATGTACGTGGATAAACCCCTCGCGGGTATCAAGGCCGTGCAGACCTTGTCCCGCCTCAACCGCGCCCATCCCCAGAAGCACGATTGCTTCGTCCTCGACTTTCAAAATAACAGCGAGGCGATTACCTTTGCCTTCCAGGATTATTACCGCACCACGCTGCTGTCCGAAGAATCTGACCCGAACAAACTGCACGACCTGAAGACGGCGCTGGATGCCGCCCAGGTGTACGCACCGGAACAGGTGGATCAACTGGTGGCCCTGTTCCTCGACGGGGCCGACCGGGATGCCCTGGACCCGATCCTCGATCAATGTGTGGCCGTTTATGTGAGCCAGCTCGAAGAGGATGGCCAAGTGGAGTTCAAGGGAAAGGCCAAAGCCTTCTGCCGCACCTACAGCTTCCTCTCGGCGGTGATTTCCTACAGCAACGCCGCGTGGGAGAAACTCTCCATTTTTCTGGACCTGCTCACGCCCAAGCTTCCCGCGCCGCGTGAAGAAGACCTCGCCAAGGGCATCGTCGAAGCCATTGACATGGACAGCTATCGCGTGGAGAAGAAAGTGGCCATGAAGATCGCTCTGGCCGACGAAGATGCGGAGATTGAACCCATTCCTACCGACGTGGCGGGCAGAAAATCGGAACCCGAATTGGATCGGCTGAGCAATATTCTGCAGAGCTTCAATGCGCAATTCGGGACGTCATTCACCGATGCGGACCGAATCTTCCGTCACATTCGGGACGACATCGCGCCGAAAGTCGCTGCCGATCCGGCCTATCTGAACGCGAAGGCCAACACACCGCATACCGCCAGATTGGCCCACGATCAGGCCCTGGGCAAAGCGGCGCAAGGCTCCATGAAGGACTTCACCCAGTTCTACAAGCAATTTGTCGAGAACGAATCCTTCAAGCGTTTCGTCGGCGACATGGTGTATCAGATTACGAACCCCTGA